In a single window of the Streptomyces sp. NBC_00285 genome:
- a CDS encoding ABC transporter ATP-binding protein yields the protein MLIRLLRTYFRPYKKPIALLVLLQFLQTCATLYLPTLNANIIDNGVVKGNTGYILGYGAVMIGISLVQVVCNIGAVFYGARTAAALGRDLRAAVFDRVQSFSAREVGHFGAPTLITRTTNDVQQVQMLALMTFTLLVSAPIMCVGGIVLALGLDVPLSGVLVAVVPTLGICVTLIVRRLRPLFRSMQVRLDTVNRVLREQITGNRVIRAFVRDEYEQDRFRKANTDLTDISLKTGNLLALMFPVVMTTVNLSSIAVVWFGAHRIDSGGMQIGDLTAFLAYLMQIVMSVMMATFMFMMVPRAEVCAERIQEVLETSSSVVPPVAPVTELRRHGHLEIRGAGFRYPGAEEPVLRTIDLVARPGEVTAVIGSTGSGKSTLLGLVPRLFDTTEGEVLVDGIEVSTVEPRLLARTVGLVPQKPYLFAGTVATNLRYGKPDATDEELWQALEVAQAKGFVEQLENGLDSPIAQGGTNVSGGQRQRLAIARTLVQRPEIYLFDDSFSALDYATDAALRAALAEETSEATVVIVAQRVATIRDADRIVVLDEGRVVGTGTHRELMADNETYREIVLSQLTEAEAA from the coding sequence GTGCTCATACGACTTCTGCGGACCTACTTCAGGCCCTACAAGAAACCCATCGCCCTTCTGGTGCTGCTCCAGTTCCTCCAGACCTGCGCCACCCTCTACCTGCCCACGCTCAACGCGAACATCATCGACAACGGCGTCGTGAAGGGGAACACCGGCTACATCCTCGGCTACGGCGCCGTCATGATCGGCATCTCGCTGGTGCAGGTCGTGTGCAACATCGGGGCCGTGTTCTACGGCGCCCGGACCGCCGCCGCGCTCGGCCGGGACCTGCGGGCGGCCGTCTTCGACCGGGTGCAGTCGTTCTCGGCGCGCGAGGTCGGTCACTTCGGCGCGCCCACCCTGATCACCCGTACGACCAATGACGTGCAGCAGGTCCAGATGCTGGCCCTGATGACGTTCACGCTGCTGGTGTCGGCGCCCATCATGTGCGTGGGCGGCATCGTGCTGGCGCTCGGCCTCGATGTGCCGCTGTCCGGAGTCCTGGTGGCCGTGGTGCCGACGCTGGGCATCTGTGTGACGTTGATCGTGCGGCGGCTGCGGCCGCTGTTCCGGTCCATGCAGGTGCGGCTCGACACCGTGAACCGGGTGCTGCGCGAGCAGATCACCGGCAACCGGGTCATCCGGGCGTTCGTGCGGGACGAGTACGAGCAGGACCGGTTCCGCAAGGCGAACACCGACCTGACGGACATCTCGCTCAAGACCGGCAACCTGCTCGCGCTGATGTTCCCCGTGGTGATGACGACGGTGAACCTGTCGTCGATCGCCGTGGTGTGGTTCGGCGCCCACCGCATCGACAGCGGCGGGATGCAGATCGGTGACCTGACCGCGTTCCTCGCCTATCTGATGCAGATCGTCATGTCCGTGATGATGGCCACCTTCATGTTCATGATGGTGCCGCGCGCGGAGGTGTGCGCCGAGCGCATCCAGGAGGTGCTGGAGACGTCGTCGTCCGTGGTGCCGCCGGTGGCCCCGGTCACCGAGCTGCGGCGGCACGGGCATCTGGAGATCCGCGGGGCGGGCTTCCGCTATCCGGGCGCCGAGGAGCCGGTGCTCAGGACGATCGACCTGGTGGCCCGGCCCGGCGAGGTGACCGCGGTGATCGGCTCGACCGGCAGCGGCAAGTCCACGCTGCTCGGCCTGGTCCCCCGGCTGTTCGACACGACCGAGGGCGAGGTTCTCGTCGACGGCATCGAGGTGTCGACCGTCGAGCCGAGGCTGCTGGCCAGGACCGTCGGGCTCGTGCCGCAGAAGCCGTATCTCTTCGCAGGCACGGTCGCCACCAACCTGCGCTACGGCAAGCCGGACGCCACCGACGAGGAACTGTGGCAGGCGCTGGAGGTGGCGCAGGCCAAGGGCTTCGTCGAGCAGTTGGAGAACGGGCTGGACTCCCCCATCGCGCAGGGTGGCACGAACGTCTCCGGTGGTCAGCGGCAGCGGCTCGCCATCGCGCGCACGCTGGTGCAGCGGCCGGAGATCTATCTCTTCGACGACTCCTTCTCCGCCCTCGACTACGCGACCGACGCGGCCCTTCGGGCGGCGCTCGCCGAGGAGACCTCGGAGGCGACCGTCGTGATCGTCGCCCAGCGGGTGGCCACCATCCGCGACGCCGACCGGATCGTCGTCCTGGACGAGGGCCGGGTCGTCGGCACCGGCACCCACCGCGAGCTGATGGCGGACAACGAGACCTACCGGGAGATCGTGCTCTCCCAGCTGACGGAAGCGGAGGCCGCCTGA
- a CDS encoding ABC transporter ATP-binding protein, producing MAGPMGRMMAGGGPENRSLDFKVSGRRLLTHFKPERLTLYAMLACVTVSVGLNVVGPKILGKATDLVFAGIIGRQMPSGASKEEVLAGMRSRGEGQVADMLRSTDFTPGKGIDFTTVGQVLLSAVGVFLVAGLLMAVATRLVNRTVNRTMFRMREDVQTKLSRLPLSYFDKRQRGEVLSRATNDIDNIGQTLQQSMGQLINSLLTIIGVLAMMFWVSWLLALVALVTVPLSFVVATRVGKRSQPHFVQQWRTTGKLNAHIEEMYTGHTLVKVFGRQDESAAQFAEQNDALYEAGFKAQFNSGVMQPLMMFISNLNYVLVAVVGGLRVATGSLSIGDVQAFIQYSRQFSMPLTQVASMANLVQSGVASAERIFELLDAEEQEADPVPALRPEELRGRVALEHVSFRYDPEKPLIDDLSLKVEPGHTVAIVGPTGAGKTTLVNLLMRFYDVSGGRITLDGVDIARMSRDELRAGIGMVLQDTWLFGGTIAENIAYGASREVTRGEIEEAARAAHADRFVRTLPDGYDTVIDDEGSGVSAGEKQLITIARAFLSDPVILVLDEATSSVDTRTEVLIQKAMAKLAHGRTSFVIAHRLSTIRDADTILVMENGSIVEQGTHTDLLAAGGAYARLYQAQFAQAVAEVD from the coding sequence ATGGCCGGGCCCATGGGGCGCATGATGGCCGGCGGCGGCCCCGAGAACCGCTCGCTGGACTTCAAGGTGTCCGGCAGGCGACTGCTCACCCACTTCAAGCCGGAACGGCTCACCCTCTACGCGATGCTGGCCTGCGTCACAGTGAGCGTGGGCCTCAACGTGGTCGGGCCGAAGATCCTCGGCAAGGCCACCGACCTGGTCTTCGCCGGGATCATCGGACGGCAGATGCCCTCCGGCGCCAGCAAGGAGGAAGTCCTCGCGGGGATGCGGAGCCGCGGCGAGGGACAGGTCGCGGACATGCTCCGCAGCACCGACTTCACGCCGGGCAAGGGCATCGACTTCACCACCGTGGGGCAGGTCCTGCTGTCCGCGGTCGGGGTGTTCCTGGTCGCCGGTCTACTGATGGCGGTGGCGACACGGCTGGTCAACAGGACCGTCAACCGCACGATGTTCCGGATGCGCGAGGACGTCCAGACCAAGCTGTCCCGGCTGCCGCTGTCGTACTTCGACAAGCGCCAGCGCGGCGAGGTCCTGTCCCGGGCCACGAACGACATCGACAACATCGGGCAGACCCTCCAGCAGTCGATGGGCCAGCTCATCAACTCGCTGCTCACCATCATCGGCGTCCTCGCGATGATGTTCTGGGTGTCCTGGCTGCTCGCCCTGGTCGCGCTGGTCACCGTGCCGCTGTCGTTCGTCGTCGCCACTCGGGTCGGCAAGCGCTCGCAGCCGCACTTCGTGCAGCAGTGGCGCACCACCGGCAAGCTCAACGCCCACATCGAGGAGATGTACACCGGGCACACGCTGGTGAAGGTGTTCGGCCGCCAGGACGAGTCGGCCGCGCAGTTCGCCGAGCAGAACGACGCGCTGTACGAGGCCGGGTTCAAGGCGCAGTTCAACAGCGGGGTCATGCAGCCGCTGATGATGTTCATCTCGAACCTCAACTACGTGCTGGTGGCGGTCGTGGGCGGCCTGCGGGTCGCGACCGGCTCGCTGTCGATCGGTGACGTACAGGCCTTCATCCAGTACTCCCGGCAGTTCTCCATGCCGCTCACGCAGGTCGCGTCGATGGCGAACCTCGTGCAGTCGGGTGTCGCCTCGGCCGAGCGGATCTTCGAACTCCTCGACGCGGAGGAGCAGGAGGCGGATCCGGTACCGGCGCTCAGGCCCGAGGAACTGCGCGGGCGGGTGGCCCTGGAGCATGTCTCCTTCCGCTACGACCCCGAGAAGCCGCTCATCGACGACCTCTCGCTGAAGGTCGAACCCGGGCACACGGTCGCGATCGTCGGCCCGACCGGAGCCGGAAAGACCACCCTGGTCAACCTGCTCATGCGGTTCTACGACGTCTCGGGCGGCCGCATCACCCTGGACGGCGTGGACATCGCCCGGATGTCCCGGGACGAGCTGCGGGCCGGGATCGGGATGGTGCTGCAGGACACCTGGCTGTTCGGGGGGACCATCGCGGAGAACATCGCGTACGGCGCCTCCCGCGAGGTCACCCGGGGCGAGATCGAGGAGGCGGCGCGGGCGGCCCACGCGGACCGGTTCGTGCGGACGCTTCCCGACGGCTACGACACCGTGATCGACGACGAGGGCAGCGGGGTGAGCGCGGGTGAGAAGCAGCTCATCACGATCGCCCGGGCGTTCCTGTCGGACCCGGTGATCCTGGTGCTGGACGAGGCGACCTCGTCGGTCGACACGCGTACCGAGGTGCTGATCCAGAAGGCGATGGCGAAGTTGGCCCACGGGCGGACGTCGTTCGTGATCGCGCACCGGCTGTCGACGATCCGGGACGCGGACACGATCCTCGTCATGGAGAACGGCTCGATCGTCGAACAGGGCACGCACACCGACCTGTTGGCGGCGGGCGGGGCGTACGCGCGGCTGTACCAGGCGCAGTTCGCGCAGGCGGTCGCGGAGGTGGACTGA
- a CDS encoding RNA polymerase sigma factor, whose translation MPESSERGRSVPNGSHTPAVPLIAYGTDSGEAADSAPEVPLPSSLAAIILEVAPVQTQTLTQTENSADDTAEPDAETDVLVAVPPQNRAVHHPEAEPDTPPAESLETVETEPVEPPEPPRGRTETGGPSSDLFRQYLREIGRIRLLTAAEEVDLARRVEAGLFAEEKLSNASDLDSQLALDLDRLVVLGRMAKRRLIEANLRLVVSVAKRYVGRGLTMLDLVQEGNLGLIRAVEKFDYARGYKFSTYATWWIRQAMSRALADQARTIRVPVHVVELINRVIRVQRRMLQERGYEPTPEEVAAHLDLTPERVSEVLRLAQEPVSLHAPVGEEDDVALGDLIEDGDAASPVESAAFLLLREHLEAVLSTLGERERKVVQLRYGLADGRPRTLEEIGRIFGVTRERIRQIESKTLNKLRDHAFADQLRGYLD comes from the coding sequence GTGCCTGAGTCCTCGGAGCGCGGCCGATCCGTCCCCAACGGGTCCCACACCCCCGCGGTTCCGCTCATCGCGTACGGGACGGACAGCGGCGAGGCCGCCGACTCCGCCCCCGAAGTACCGCTGCCGTCCTCCCTGGCAGCGATCATCCTGGAGGTCGCCCCCGTGCAGACCCAGACCCTGACACAGACCGAGAACAGTGCGGACGACACGGCAGAACCGGACGCCGAGACCGACGTTCTCGTCGCGGTGCCCCCTCAGAACCGTGCCGTGCACCACCCCGAGGCGGAGCCGGACACCCCGCCCGCCGAATCGCTCGAAACCGTCGAGACCGAGCCGGTCGAGCCCCCCGAACCACCCCGCGGCCGTACCGAGACCGGCGGCCCGTCCTCGGACCTGTTCCGCCAGTACCTGCGGGAGATCGGCCGTATCCGGCTGCTCACCGCGGCAGAGGAGGTCGACCTCGCCCGCCGGGTCGAGGCCGGTCTGTTCGCCGAGGAGAAACTGAGCAACGCCTCCGACCTGGACAGCCAGTTGGCGCTCGACCTGGACCGGCTGGTCGTACTGGGCCGCATGGCCAAGCGCCGCCTCATCGAGGCGAACCTGCGGCTGGTCGTCTCGGTCGCCAAGCGGTACGTCGGCCGCGGCCTGACCATGCTCGACCTGGTGCAGGAAGGCAACCTGGGCCTGATCCGGGCGGTCGAGAAGTTCGACTACGCCCGCGGCTACAAGTTCTCCACCTACGCCACCTGGTGGATCCGCCAGGCCATGTCCCGGGCCCTCGCCGACCAGGCCCGCACGATCCGGGTCCCGGTCCACGTCGTCGAACTGATCAACCGGGTCATCCGCGTCCAGCGCCGCATGCTCCAGGAACGCGGCTACGAACCCACCCCGGAAGAGGTCGCCGCCCATCTCGACCTCACCCCCGAACGCGTCAGCGAGGTTCTCCGGCTGGCCCAGGAACCGGTGTCGCTGCACGCCCCGGTGGGCGAGGAGGACGACGTCGCCCTCGGTGACCTCATCGAGGACGGCGACGCGGCATCGCCGGTCGAGTCGGCGGCGTTCCTGCTGCTCAGGGAGCACCTGGAGGCGGTCCTGTCGACCCTGGGCGAACGGGAACGCAAGGTCGTCCAACTCCGCTACGGCCTGGCCGACGGGCGTCCCCGCACACTCGAGGAGATCGGCCGCATCTTCGGGGTCACCCGGGAACGGATCCGCCAGATCGAGTCCAAAACCCTCAACAAGCTGCGGGACCACGCGTTCGCGGACCAGTTGAGGGGATATCTGGATTAG
- the dnaG gene encoding DNA primase, with amino-acid sequence MAGRINDEDVKAVRDAVPIDAVVSEYLQLRNAGGGNLKGLCPFHDEKSPSFQVSPSKGFFHCFGCQEGGDTITFVMKIDHLTFSEAVERLAAQVGITLRYEEGGYNPSHQRGERIRLVEAHKIAADWYMEQLATNAEADAGRQFLAERGFDQAAAAHFSVGYSPQGWDHLTRFLRGKGFTDKELLLSGLSQEGRRGPIDRFRGRLMWPIRDIGGEVVGFGARKLYEADNGPKYLNTPDTAIYKKSQVLYGIDLAKKDIAKVSRAVVVEGYTDVMACHLAGVTTAIATCGTAFGGDHIKILRRLLMDNGSARVIFTFDGDSAGQKAALRAFEDDQKFAAETYIAIAPDGMDPCELRLAKGDEAVADLVEPRTPLFEFALRQIVVRYDLDTPAGRAAALDEAAPIVARIKNSGAQHEVAVQLAGMLGILDTQFVVKRVAQLARWARDRGGKGPAPARGAQQSYDAAHRPAVSGPALTLRNPVYATERELLKVALQRPDLVSPAFDAYGIDEFTAAPYAAVRQAIMDAGGVEYGVQDSQDYLVRVREAAPDDVVRAMVTELAVEAIMRRTVDDVYASTVLVQVRRRAVDRRIQEVQGTLIRLGNGGDPAHLAAVQNEVWVLQQYSQGLREHGAAAL; translated from the coding sequence GTGGCAGGACGGATCAACGACGAGGACGTGAAGGCGGTTCGGGACGCGGTCCCGATCGACGCCGTGGTGTCCGAGTACCTCCAGCTGCGCAACGCGGGCGGTGGCAACCTCAAGGGCCTGTGTCCGTTCCACGACGAGAAGTCGCCGTCCTTCCAGGTCAGTCCGAGCAAGGGGTTCTTCCACTGCTTCGGATGCCAGGAGGGCGGCGACACCATCACGTTCGTGATGAAGATCGACCACCTCACCTTCTCCGAGGCGGTCGAGCGCCTGGCCGCCCAGGTCGGCATCACCCTGCGCTACGAGGAGGGCGGCTACAACCCCTCCCACCAGCGCGGCGAGCGGATCCGCCTGGTCGAGGCCCACAAGATCGCCGCCGACTGGTACATGGAACAGCTGGCCACCAACGCGGAGGCGGACGCCGGCCGTCAGTTCCTCGCCGAGCGCGGCTTCGACCAGGCCGCCGCCGCGCACTTCTCCGTCGGCTACAGCCCCCAGGGCTGGGACCACCTCACCCGCTTCCTGCGCGGCAAGGGCTTCACCGACAAGGAGCTCCTGCTCTCCGGTCTCTCCCAGGAGGGCCGCCGCGGCCCCATCGACCGCTTCCGCGGCCGCCTGATGTGGCCCATCCGCGACATCGGCGGCGAGGTCGTCGGCTTCGGCGCCCGCAAGCTCTACGAGGCGGACAACGGCCCGAAGTACCTCAACACGCCCGACACCGCGATCTACAAGAAGTCCCAGGTCCTCTACGGGATCGACCTCGCGAAGAAGGACATCGCCAAGGTGTCCCGCGCGGTCGTCGTCGAGGGCTACACGGACGTCATGGCCTGCCATCTCGCCGGTGTGACGACCGCGATCGCGACCTGCGGCACCGCCTTCGGCGGCGACCACATCAAGATCCTCCGCCGCCTGCTGATGGACAACGGCTCGGCCCGCGTGATCTTCACCTTCGACGGCGACTCGGCCGGCCAGAAGGCGGCCCTGCGAGCCTTCGAGGACGACCAGAAGTTCGCCGCGGAGACCTACATCGCCATCGCCCCCGACGGCATGGACCCCTGCGAGCTCCGGCTCGCCAAGGGCGACGAGGCGGTCGCCGACCTCGTCGAACCCCGCACCCCGCTCTTCGAGTTCGCGCTCCGCCAGATCGTCGTCCGCTACGACCTCGACACCCCCGCCGGCCGCGCCGCCGCCCTCGACGAGGCCGCCCCCATCGTCGCCCGCATCAAGAACAGCGGCGCCCAGCACGAGGTCGCCGTCCAACTCGCCGGCATGCTCGGCATCCTCGACACCCAGTTCGTGGTCAAGAGGGTGGCCCAGCTGGCCCGTTGGGCCCGCGACCGCGGCGGCAAGGGCCCGGCGCCGGCCCGCGGCGCGCAGCAGTCGTACGACGCCGCCCACCGCCCCGCGGTCTCCGGCCCCGCCCTCACCCTCCGCAACCCCGTCTACGCCACCGAGCGCGAGCTGCTCAAGGTCGCCCTCCAGCGCCCCGACCTGGTCTCCCCGGCCTTCGACGCGTACGGCATCGACGAGTTCACCGCCGCCCCCTACGCCGCTGTACGCCAGGCGATCATGGACGCGGGCGGCGTCGAGTACGGCGTACAGGACTCCCAGGACTATCTGGTCCGGGTCCGCGAGGCCGCCCCCGACGACGTGGTCCGCGCGATGGTCACGGAGCTGGCCGTCGAGGCGATCATGCGCCGCACCGTCGACGACGTGTACGCGAGCACGGTCCTGGTCCAGGTCCGCCGCCGCGCCGTCGACCGCCGCATCCAGGAGGTCCAGGGCACCCTGATCCGCCTCGGCAACGGCGGCGACCCGGCCCACCTGGCCGCCGTGCAGAACGAGGTGTGGGTCCTCCAGCAGTACAGCCAGGGCCTGCGGGAGCACGGCGCCGCCGCGCTCTGA
- a CDS encoding NAD(P)/FAD-dependent oxidoreductase — translation MVDADQTFVIVGGGLAGAKAAETLRTEGFTGRVILICDERDHPYERPPLSKGYLLGKEERDSVFVHEPAWYARNDIELHLGETVDAVDRTAKTVRFGADGTVVRYDKLLLATGAEPRRLDVPGTDLAGVHHLRRLAHAERLKGVLATLGRDNGHLVIAGAGWIGLEVAAAAREYGAEVTVVEPLSTPLHSVLGPELGNLFAELHREHGVRFHFGASLTEIIGQDGMVLAARTDDGEEHPAHDVLAAVGAAPRVALAEAAGLELADRAHGGGIAVDGQLRTSDPDIYAAGDVASFHHALFGNRLRVEHWANALNGGPAAARAMLGRQVTYDRVPYFFSDQYDLGMEYSGWAPPGSYDEVVIRGDAGKREFIAFWVKESRVLAGMNVNVWDVTEPIQGLIRSGTQVDTEALANPHVPLAGLVP, via the coding sequence GTGGTCGACGCGGATCAGACTTTTGTCATCGTGGGAGGAGGTCTCGCCGGCGCGAAGGCGGCCGAGACGCTCCGGACGGAGGGCTTCACCGGCCGGGTGATACTGATCTGCGACGAACGCGACCACCCCTACGAGCGCCCGCCGCTCTCCAAGGGGTACCTCCTCGGCAAGGAGGAGCGCGACAGCGTCTTCGTGCACGAACCCGCCTGGTACGCGCGCAACGACATCGAGCTCCACCTCGGCGAGACCGTCGACGCCGTCGACCGGACGGCGAAGACGGTCCGCTTCGGCGCGGACGGCACCGTCGTCCGCTACGACAAGCTGCTCCTCGCCACCGGCGCCGAACCCCGCCGCCTGGACGTCCCGGGCACCGACCTGGCCGGCGTCCACCATCTGCGGCGCCTCGCCCACGCCGAGCGCCTCAAGGGCGTCCTGGCCACCCTGGGCCGGGACAACGGCCACCTCGTGATCGCCGGCGCCGGCTGGATCGGCCTGGAGGTCGCGGCGGCGGCCCGGGAGTACGGCGCCGAGGTCACCGTCGTCGAACCCCTGTCGACCCCGCTGCACTCCGTGCTCGGCCCCGAACTCGGCAACCTCTTCGCGGAGCTGCACCGCGAGCACGGCGTCCGCTTCCACTTCGGCGCCAGCCTCACCGAGATCATCGGCCAGGACGGCATGGTGCTGGCCGCCCGTACCGACGACGGCGAGGAGCACCCGGCGCACGACGTCCTCGCGGCGGTCGGCGCGGCCCCGCGCGTCGCTCTCGCGGAGGCGGCGGGGCTGGAGCTGGCCGACCGCGCCCACGGCGGCGGGATCGCGGTGGACGGACAACTGCGCACGTCCGACCCGGACATCTACGCGGCGGGCGACGTGGCCTCCTTCCACCACGCCCTCTTCGGCAACCGGCTGCGGGTCGAGCACTGGGCGAACGCCCTCAATGGCGGCCCGGCGGCGGCCCGCGCGATGCTGGGCCGCCAGGTGACGTACGACCGTGTGCCCTACTTCTTCTCCGACCAGTACGACCTGGGCATGGAGTACAGCGGCTGGGCGCCCCCGGGCTCCTACGACGAAGTGGTGATCCGGGGAGACGCCGGGAAGCGCGAGTTCATCGCGTTCTGGGTCAAGGAGAGCCGCGTGCTGGCCGGGATGAACGTCAATGTGTGGGACGTCACCGAGCCGATTCAGGGCCTGATCCGATCGGGAACCCAGGTGGACACGGAGGCCCTGGCGAACCCGCACGTCCCACTCGCAGGCCTCGTCCCCTAG
- a CDS encoding deoxyguanosinetriphosphate triphosphohydrolase: protein MSYDPQSTERWAPEPDKRPGRTAFQRDRARVLHSSALRRLAGKTQVVTPGERNSQWDASPRTRLTHSLECAQVGRELGAALGCDPDLVEAACLSHDLGHPPFGHNGEQALNEFAEDCGGFEGNAQSLRLLTRIEPKRFTEEGSVGLNLTRATLDAATKYPWSRGAHPSDPASQKFGAYEDDRPVFDWIRKDAPGTRTTFEAQVMDWADDVAYSVHDVEDGLHAGHIDPNCLHAEPERQAVFEVARGRYVPADTDPVELAEALDRLQDQEWWPHGYDGSAVAQARLKDATSQLIGRFCLAAETATRTRYGTGRLTRYGAELVVPHETRLECAVLKAVADRYVMQRAEQELLRADQRIVVAELAEALTVRAPDGLDPQFRALFELAPDDSARKRVIVDHIASLTDASARSLHARLTGHL from the coding sequence ATGTCGTACGACCCGCAGTCAACCGAACGCTGGGCCCCGGAGCCCGACAAGCGCCCAGGCCGCACCGCCTTCCAACGAGATCGTGCCCGCGTCCTGCACTCCTCAGCGCTCAGACGGCTCGCGGGCAAGACCCAGGTGGTCACACCGGGCGAGCGCAACAGCCAGTGGGACGCCAGTCCCCGCACCCGCCTCACCCACTCCCTGGAGTGCGCCCAGGTGGGCCGGGAGCTCGGCGCGGCCCTCGGCTGCGACCCCGACCTGGTGGAAGCCGCCTGTCTCTCCCACGACCTCGGCCACCCGCCCTTCGGCCACAACGGCGAACAGGCGCTGAACGAGTTCGCGGAGGACTGCGGCGGCTTCGAGGGCAACGCCCAGTCCCTGCGGCTCCTCACCCGCATCGAACCCAAGCGGTTCACCGAGGAAGGCTCCGTGGGCCTCAACCTCACCCGGGCCACCCTCGACGCGGCCACCAAGTACCCCTGGTCCAGAGGAGCCCACCCGAGCGACCCCGCGTCCCAGAAGTTCGGCGCCTACGAGGACGACCGCCCCGTCTTCGACTGGATCCGCAAGGACGCCCCCGGCACCCGCACCACCTTCGAGGCCCAGGTCATGGACTGGGCCGACGACGTGGCGTATTCAGTGCACGACGTCGAGGACGGACTGCACGCCGGCCACATCGACCCCAACTGCCTGCACGCGGAGCCGGAACGCCAGGCGGTCTTCGAGGTGGCCCGCGGCAGGTACGTCCCCGCGGACACCGACCCGGTGGAGCTCGCGGAGGCCCTCGACCGTCTCCAGGACCAGGAGTGGTGGCCGCACGGCTACGACGGCTCGGCCGTCGCCCAGGCCCGCCTCAAGGACGCCACCAGCCAGCTCATCGGCCGCTTCTGCCTCGCCGCGGAGACCGCCACCCGCACGCGGTACGGCACCGGGCGGCTCACGCGGTACGGCGCCGAACTCGTCGTACCCCACGAGACCCGCCTGGAGTGCGCGGTCCTCAAGGCCGTCGCCGACCGGTACGTCATGCAGCGCGCCGAGCAGGAACTGCTGCGGGCCGACCAGCGGATCGTCGTCGCGGAACTCGCCGAAGCGCTCACCGTGCGCGCCCCGGACGGCCTCGATCCCCAGTTCCGCGCACTGTTCGAGCTGGCGCCCGACGACAGCGCGCGCAAACGAGTGATCGTCGACCACATCGCGTCCCTCACCGACGCATCGGCCCGCTCGCTTCACGCCCGGCTCACGGGGCACCTGTGA
- a CDS encoding sirohydrochlorin chelatase: MTATSKATSQSKAARDHLDSTAHIMNRISSQLASQLSLVQLDGRRRPEPPALVVVAHGSRDPRTLNTVMELLDQVREQRPDVPVHLGHIELNEPLLPDTLASLGTAEAVLVPLLLSRGYHVKRDIPQMAAAADARTRVAAPLGPHPLLVETLHARLVEAGWPTAADEETRRTGAVVLAAAGSRDPDSAADTRRTAQLLSDRLGVPVVPAYASAATPTVDTAIRALTARGRHRVAVASYFTAPGLFATQCAEKAPWIAAAPLGTHPAMAGLILHRYEQSLAARVTTAA; this comes from the coding sequence ATGACGGCGACGAGTAAGGCGACGAGTCAATCGAAAGCTGCTCGCGATCACCTCGACAGTACGGCGCACATCATGAACCGGATCAGCAGCCAGCTCGCCAGCCAGCTGAGCCTCGTACAGCTCGACGGCAGGCGCCGTCCCGAGCCGCCCGCGCTCGTGGTCGTGGCCCACGGCAGCCGCGACCCGCGCACCCTGAACACGGTCATGGAACTCCTGGACCAGGTCCGTGAGCAGCGCCCCGACGTGCCGGTGCACCTGGGCCACATCGAGCTGAACGAGCCGCTGCTGCCGGACACGCTGGCGTCCCTGGGGACGGCGGAAGCGGTCCTGGTCCCGCTCCTCCTCTCCCGCGGCTACCACGTGAAGCGCGACATCCCGCAGATGGCGGCCGCCGCCGACGCACGCACGCGTGTGGCGGCCCCGCTGGGCCCGCACCCCCTTCTGGTGGAGACCCTCCACGCCCGCCTGGTGGAGGCCGGCTGGCCCACGGCGGCGGACGAGGAAACCCGCCGCACCGGCGCGGTCGTCCTGGCGGCTGCGGGCTCCCGCGACCCCGACTCGGCGGCGGACACCCGCCGCACGGCCCAACTCCTCTCGGACCGCCTGGGAGTCCCGGTGGTCCCGGCCTACGCCTCCGCGGCGACCCCCACGGTGGACACGGCGATCCGCGCCCTGACCGCGAGGGGCCGCCACCGGGTGGCGGTGGCCTCGTACTTCACGGCCCCGGGCCTGTTCGCGACCCAGTGCGCGGAGAAGGCCCCCTGGATCGCCGCGGCCCCCCTGGGCACCCACCCCGCGATGGCCGGCCTGATCCTGCACCGGTACGAGCAGTCCCTGGCGGCCCGGGTGACCACAGCCGCATAG
- a CDS encoding SanA/YdcF family protein, which produces MRLPKARRPRVPRTRTGQRRLVQAVVAGCVLALLPATWMYVTTGDRLRTTADAPRTEVAVVFGAGLWDGEPSPYLAHRLDAAAKLYRENRVEVVLVTGDNSREDYDEPDAMRAYLTRHGVPDGRIVSDYAGFDTWDSCVRARKIFGVHKAVLISQGFHIRRAVALCQAAGVSSYGVAVDAKHDVTWYYGGAREIFAAGKAALDAVFEPDPRFLGPEEPGVARALASDR; this is translated from the coding sequence ATGCGACTGCCGAAGGCGCGCAGACCACGTGTGCCACGCACGCGTACCGGGCAGCGGCGCCTTGTGCAGGCCGTGGTCGCGGGCTGTGTGCTCGCCCTGCTGCCGGCCACCTGGATGTACGTCACGACGGGCGACCGGCTGCGTACGACGGCCGACGCGCCCCGTACCGAGGTGGCCGTCGTCTTCGGCGCCGGGCTGTGGGACGGCGAGCCCTCGCCGTATCTCGCCCACCGGCTCGACGCGGCCGCGAAGCTGTACCGGGAGAACCGGGTCGAGGTCGTCCTCGTCACCGGCGACAACAGCCGCGAGGACTACGACGAGCCGGACGCGATGCGCGCCTATCTGACGCGGCACGGTGTCCCGGACGGGCGGATCGTCAGCGACTACGCCGGCTTCGACACCTGGGACTCCTGCGTCCGCGCCAGGAAGATCTTCGGCGTGCACAAGGCGGTGCTCATCAGCCAGGGGTTCCACATCCGGCGGGCGGTCGCGCTCTGCCAGGCGGCCGGTGTCTCGTCGTACGGCGTCGCGGTCGACGCCAAGCACGACGTCACCTGGTACTACGGCGGCGCCCGCGAGATCTTCGCGGCGGGCAAGGCCGCCCTGGACGCCGTGTTCGAGCCGGATCCCCGGTTCCTCGGGCCCGAGGAACCGGGGGTGGCGCGGGCGCTGGCTAGCGACCGGTGA